The genomic region ACGTGACTTACTCTGGCTTCCGAATCGAACCAATGTCAGAACCGTCAAGTAACGACAAGCACCACGCCAGACAGCACAAATATGTACCGTTGCATGCAATTCGACCTTTCGCCTTCTGGCGAGAGTGCCTTGGCAGCACAGAAGAAACGGAACGGCCAGTGACGCTCAAGCATGCTATGACCGTGGCCAACAGCCTTTGCATTCTAGGCAAATACTCTTTCAAGGGTACTTGGCCGTCCGCCACACTGTTCGCAAGAGGCTTGTATCTCGGCCCAGAGATGATCATGGTCGGGGACATTGTCCGTCTGTTTCCCAAACCTGGTGAACAGCGTGGAGACTCCATCACTGATGTCTTGGCCGTGACCTCGATTCGCTTACGCTTCGTCAACCTAGATGAAGCCTCTGACGATGACTACGACAATCGAGAAGCATACGTCAATTGTCTCCATATCTGCGGCCGTGCCTTTACGCTGGATCCTAAGAGGTCGTTTGGAGGGATTGGAAAATCCCCAGCGACACCGGGACAACGTGGCGCGCCGCCAGCTCTCTCAGGCTTCGGCACCTGGTTTTACGTGGGCGACCCAAACGATGGCAAGGGTAAATTGGAGCTACCTTTCCAGAGAGTTGCCGGCAGATTTTATGAGGAGTCTGCAGTGCGGGCCTGGTTCGCCACACCGATTGATATGCCTCCGCCTGCCAGCTTTCAGGCCGTCAACACGAAGCCAGTGGAGAAAACGAAGATCCTGGATTTATCGCAAGGCTTCGCCGCCATCCGCCAAGCGCGAGAGTACAGCCTCCAGCACGACAGTCGAATCGATCGAGCAGCCGGAAAATCTTGGTTTTGGGCAGATACTAGAATCGAGCAACTCGACCTACACGAGATCAATGGACGTTTCGTGGGCGTCAAAGACGAAAATCGCACTCGAAAGACCATGAATTCCTGGCGACAAGCGTTGGAAGTAATGGACGGCAAGCGTGGTGGTGTTGAAGCTTATCATGCTGCTCGCAAACAGCGGCAGGAGGACGAGAAGCGACGTGAAAGTGCAGCTGTTCCTGGCACCTCGTGGGGTCTGATGGCAGCAGCCACGCAGGTGGATAGCACGGATCAAGATGAGATTGCTGACGACGACGCTGAAGATGGTGAGGTCGAGGAGACGGCAGAGGACGTCGACAACGAGAACGAGAACGCAATGGACGTCGACGAGGGACAGCCACCGTCAGCCAGAGCAGGTGCCGCGAATGTGATCGATCTCTCAGCGGAGGACGATGAAGACGAGCTCATGATCGAGTGAACGGCGTCGTCAGCTGAGCTCTGTAGCGATGTGGGTCACAAGGAAGCGGCTCAGAGATTTCCGTCCAGGTCTGGAGAAAGATAATGCCAGAGGCGTGGCATGTGAACGTGCCTCCGCTCACCATAGTTTAGGTATCTCGGGTATGTAGCATTTCACTAAAGCCACTGCTAGCATGAAAAAACTGCAACTCGGGAATAACTCGTAAATGATTCAACCGAGCTGTACCACATACCCATGGGCATTCTCCACTCGAGAACATTCTGCCTGTTCATGGCGCCGCCACAATGCTCGCCGGATGATCCAACAAGGCAAACCGCTCGCTACATCTGCCTTGTGAGGTCATCCAGGCACACATGTGGTCGCACGCGAGCAGAGCCACAAGCAAGCATCTCCGGGATGGTATGCAGGGTCACGTCGTGTGTGGTCTCATGCAGGCGCCTAAGGCACACGCAGCTTGCCTAGGCGCCGTTGATACTGTGGCATGTGGCGAATGCAATGTGGTGGCGCACTAGCACGCAAACCTGGATCGGACATGCGTATCGAGGTGCTGAGGGTGTAGCGGGTCTGGTTTTGGGGGTTGCGAGGAAGTGAATGGTGGTAGGAGAGCGTTAGATGTGCCAGTGGTGTACATGAGATGATGTCTTCCCTTGCTTTGGAGAAGGAGGAGATGGTGCAGCTGACGTTCCTTCACACCGATGTCGTCGACAGGCAGGAAGTGGACACCCGATACTTTTAGTAGCTCGACGCGGTTCTTGACAGGCTGATGTCGTTCGATTGTCCGCCTTAAACCGGTTCTTTGATCTGCGGTCTTGTTTTCGGAGGATCTCCGATCATGGACAACGGCCCTTCTCAGCCGGTCATGCCATCACATCAGCCTGCAATGCCGTTCCCGAGTCGCAGCGACGATGGCAAAACGCGTTTCAGCAGACGCCGTGGGCGCGTACTGCTGGCCGCTGGAAATGCTGCCCTCGACAGCCACATCGGCCAGAGTCGGGACAAGGTGGAAACAGCTTCTAGAAAGTCTTCGCTCGTCCACGCCAGCTGCCGAGCTGCAACGTCTTCCGATAGCCACGTTTCTGGGCTGAGCGTGTTCCGCTTTAATCGGGACAAGAACGGCGGTGATTCGTGACATGTCTTCTTCTGCGCAGGGGTGTGACGCTTGGCTTGAGTAGTCCCAAGAAGATCGGCATGCCACGGTCTCGATCGCTGCAGCGCGACAGGATCGTTGCCGTGTTCCTCGCTCAACGGCGCATGAGAAGTGTGGAAGTGTATGCGAACAACGTTTCTTCTTGCATGCAGTCAACCTGGTGCTCACACCAAAGGGGGCCAGATATACGCCAGGACTGCGCTGTTTTGCTGGCTTTGTTTACGGGCCTTCTCTCGCTGCAGCTTCGCCGCGATACTGGTCGGGCAAGGATCGCTTCTGAACTCCACGTCGGCGCTGTTATCCCTAGCCTTACGAACATGGATTGAAACGAGCCAGGCCAGCACTCCTTCTCAGCGTCCCGACGCCCCCAAAGCCCACCATTTGCCGCCTAGATCTTGTCCTGTTATCACGTCTGGCGGCCCGCCTCGATCTTGACTTCACACTGTGGAGCTCTGTTGCTTGTGTGCACCCTCTGCGACACAATCGATATACAGTACAGTGTCTCATTGCGAACGAGTGCCGATCCAGATCCTCTCCGGCTGTCGACCTTCTCGCCTGGCATCACACCACTACCTACAGCCTCACTCACGGGCAGCGACGACGATGTTCGACTCCAACTTCACCTTCGATGCTACGCCGCGGTCTCCCTCTCTGGACTCGACCAGCAATACCATATCGACCAGAGCGACTTCTCGATCAGTCTCGCCCTGCTCGCCGACAACGGCGTTTCCTCCACCTCGCTTCTCCGTGACGGATCTGGCtgcttcctttgctacttCACGATTACGGACGGATGCCGAAATATGCTACGACTCATGCGATGCATACGCGAACACAGACGATGATGCTGGATGGGCCATTCCAGTGGACGAGGACGAAGAGTATCCTGAGATTTCCCACTCAAGGACGCTTCTTCAGAGATCGCACTCGCCTTCAAGACGCCTGCAACGGCAGGCACAAACACGAATGCTATGCAACATGAGCCATGCGAAGGACATCTCAGCACTAGTATCGCGCATGGTGGACGACAAAGACCAATGTACAATACGGTCAGGGTCAGTCTCGCCCACGACAGAGGACGACGAAGGCTACACCAGCAGCGGAGACCCACTTGCAGCCTCGGAATCGCGGCGATCAAGCATGGCAACCACAAAAGCACGTCTAGAACACAGCTACCGGAGATCATCAGACATGAAGACTATGGGTGCATACGTGAGCAAAGCAACACGGTTCAGGAAAGACAAGAAACACAAGCGAGTGCGAAGTGCAGAGAGGGAATAAGAGATACCCAGAGCATCCCAATGAGGACTGTACATACAAAACGTGTTTCGATCTGCGTATTTCGAGCGAGGCGCTGGAGGTGTATCATCAGAGGAAATTGCATTGAGAGGAAGAAAAGCTGAGCTTTCGCGAGTAAGCATGCAAGCCAGCAGGCATCGAGACCAGTACGATGCAGAGCGGACCTACAACAAGGCCGCAGACCATCACCAGATATACTACCAGACATGAACCAAAACGAGCATATTGCTTGCTCCTGTACAGTGAATTCATGCCTCGTTTCTTCTATCACATCTATAGCTTACTCTCCCTCGTCTCTGGCAAATCAACCACGACCTTACCCCAAGTCTCCCTAGCCCCCAATGCCTCCAGCGCCGCCGGCACACTCTCCAGTCCCTTGTACTCCTTATCCGTGTAATTCGTTGCGCGGATCTTCTTCGACTCCATCAATACATGCAAGCCCTCCCAGACCTTTGCCTGCATCTCCGGCTCAAACTTGGCATAAGCGCCCCAATGCAGTCCCACGACTGCAATGTTCTTGAGCAAGATCCTGTTCGTAGCAACCTTCTCGATCGGCCCACCAGCGAAGCCTATCACGAGCAATCGTCCATTCCAAGCTATGCACTTGGTGCTCTTCTCGATGAGACCAACCGGGTCGTACACAATGTCCACGCCTCGCTTCTTTGGCGTGAGGTCTTGGACTTTCTGCGGCCAGGAGTCGTCGGTGTAGATCACGCCGTAGTCTGCTCCGAACGATTTGGCGACGTCGAGCTTATGTTGTGTACCTGCTGTAGCAATGACAGTTGCACCGAGTGCTTTGGCAATCTGTACAGCCGCAAGACCTACACCACCTGCTGCAGCATGGACCAGAACCCAGTCACCCTTCTTGATGTTCGCTCGACTGACTAGAGCAGCGTACGAGGTTGGCATCGTCACGAAGAGGCCCGCTGCATCGTAGAACGACCAGCCATCAGGAATAGGCTGCAATTGCGACTCCGCCGCGCAGACTTTGTAGGCATAGCCTCCCTGGCCAGTGCCGAAGACTCTATCGCCGACATTGAACTTTGGAGGCCGCTTCGCTGCTGAGGTGGGGACGGCTGTGACCACGCCGCTGAACTCGGCACCAGAGACCCACGGGAAGGGTGGTTGATGCTGGTATTTGCCGCGAATCTGGAGGAGGTCGAAGAAGTTGGTTGCGGAGGCTTTGACGGCGATGGTGTATTGGTCGGGGGTGGGTTTGGGGTCTGCTATCTCGCTGACTTGCAGGTCGCGAGGGTCCTTGACGTACTCTTTCACTTGGATGGCTTTCATGGCTGTGGTGTGTGGGGAGGGAGAAGGTGTGCAGGAGGTGTCGAGCTGCTCACACAATGCTATGAAGGAGGAGATGTATAGAGAACGACTCGTTCAAGTCGTGATAGTAGCTGGGCACATCATACCTCCTACCGAGGCTCGCGAGGCCCTCATCCGGCCCTCGGGCTATTCATTGAGGTGCTAGGGTCTCGCGTGGGTTAAGGCAGGGTCCATAACATGCTTCCTGGTCGTTCTTTGGTCCTGCCACGCCTGTCATGGCTGGCTGTCAGTCCGTTGATATGCAGTGCCGTGGTATTCTTGGTGTCTGCGTCAGACAAGTTGCGAAAGCAGACGTTGCGTGAGAAAGTGAATGTTACGGTCGACGCAAATGGACCGGCATTAAGCCGGTCGGCGGAGGTCCGTCATAGGTTTGCCTCAGTGAGATGCATGTGCGACTCCAAGTGCTTCTCTTGCCTTCTGTCTCTGCAACGACTCTCGGCTTCTGCCTCACACACCAGCTATCCGTCTGAAGACATCCATACTACTCGAAGCCATTATCTCCATACAGAGTTACTAGGTAACTTGGCATACCGCATTGTCCGATTATCACGACCAGCACCACCAACACACGATAACACTGCACCCACATTTGGTCACCATGGCCGACAGTAACACTGACGGAGATGCCGCCGAGCAGCAAATCACCTTCAACATCAAGTCCTCCTCCGATGCGAAGCACGTAGTCACAGTTCCACTGTCCATGACCGTCGGCGACCTAAAACAGAAGATCTCCACTCCAGAATACGCAGATACACCTCCAGAACGACAACGGCTTATCTACAGCGGCCGAGTGCTGAAGGATGCCGACACGATAGCGAGCTGCAAGATTAAGGATGGCAACACAGTACATCTGGTCAAGAGCGCAGCGAGCAATCAGAGACAGAACCCCGCAAGTCAAGGCGGTGCCGTAGTGCCACCTGGAGCTGGACAACCCGCATCGAATGTGCCCTCCAACATAGCAGCGGGAACCGGCACAGGCAATCCTCTTGCACAGCTGACCGGCGCTCGCTATGCCGGCTTTCATGGCCTGCCCGGCGCGGACATGTTCGGCGCAGATGGCGGCATGGGTGCGCCGCCGAATCCGGACCAGATGCTCAGAATGCTCGATGACCCGAACTTTGCACAGCAGATGAATGAGGCTATGAACAACCCGGCAGTATTAGACATGCTTCGGAACAACCCGATGATCAGAGACAACCCGATGGCACGAGCTGCGATCGAAAACCCAGAGATGCGCCGCATGATGCTGAACCCGGACATGATTCGGATGCAGATGAACATGCAGCGTGCAATGGGCCAGGGTGGTGGTGAGGGCGTAGGTGCATTTCCTATGCCAGGGCAGACTGATACGACACCTGCCACACCAGGCGGTAACAACGAGAGCACTACGGGCACAAACTCATCGGCCACAAACGCACCCAGCAACCCGTTCGCAGCGTTCGGTCAGGCAGGGTCAGGCGGCGCCGCGAATCCTTTCGCGGCTCTTTTCCCAGGTGCTGGCGGAAACGCAAACCAAGCAGGAGGCGCACAAGGAGCCGGCGATGCACCGGGTGCCGGTGCAGCGGGCCAGCAGAACCCATTTGGTAATCCGTTTGGAGGTCAAGGCCAGGATGGACCAAACAACCCATTTCAGCAGGCGGCACAGCAGATGATGCAAAACCCAGAAATGATGCAGAACATGATGCGCATGATGGGTGGTGGCATGGGTGGTAACGCGGGAGGTGAAGGCGCTGGTGCCGGCGGTTTCAATCCATTTGGCGCCATGGGTGGGTTCGGCGCACCAACCGAGCCACAAGCACCTGCAGACACTCGGCCTCCTGAAGAGCGCTACGAATCACAATTACAGTCACTGAACGACATGGGATTCTACGACTTCGACCGAAACGTTCAAGCACTGAGAAGAAGTGGAGGTAGTGTGCAGGGAGCAGTGGAATACCTTCTTTCCAATTAACCGCGAAGCAGTTATTCGGAGACTGCACTTGTCACAGAGTATTGCGCTGGACTATGGCTCGCAACACACATACCTCTATTGCTATGGTGAATGTCCGCCGCAACTTTGGCTCCGAGGCGGACATTTTGCGCAACAGCGAGTCCAAGCATGCTATCACATTCATCTGGCCCGCGGCGGTCTACCTTGATTTGTACAGTTACTAGCAGCATCAGCGACGGCGCTCGAGATGCATGGACGGCTCGATTCATAACGGCGACAACGCTTCCATGACTAGATTACGGCTTGATGTCAGCCAGATCCTACTTCGCCTCTGGCTTTCATTGTCGAACGACAGGAACTCTCTCTCAACCTTTGTTTGTGTTGCTATTCTTTTCTCTTTCACTGTCGAGTCTTTTCATTGTTGTTCACCACCGTCATTTTACGCCACGACCAGTTGGACAAAAAAAGCCTTGCTTTCAAGAGCACGATGTCTGGTCCTCAATCCTCGTTTCCCACGATGTTCCTGTCTAAGCTACGTTGACTTGTTCCTCAGACAGTACCACAGCATTGCCCAAGACCAGGTCTGAGACCGGCGTTCTATACACTTCACGAGATAGCCACTGCAGGTCAGTACGACATACATTCACTAGCGACGCAGCATCTCGGGCTCGCCTGAGACAATAGAGGCCAGCGCGATGAGAGGCGACAACTATTCTGTTGCTTCTGCAGCCCAATATGGTGGGTTCGGCAGACGCGGCAGCGACGATATATCGGAAGAGGTACAGGTGATGGATTATGGCGCGAACAATCATGAAACGAAACGACAATCTAACGACCAAAAAAGAGTGCGCATCGCAACGAACGGCAACCACGGCCAGGAAGCTGGAGAGCATCACCCAAGTACGGAGGTCTTTACACACTCTCGAAATGCATCATGGAACAGTAGCAGTCCAGTCAGCGCCATCCCAGACTCTCTCACCTGGGCTGGCAAGCCGAGAGAGCTTGTACAGCAGCCGCCAGATACACTCGTTGAACTGCTCAAGCCAGTGGCATATACGCCTCCCAAGACTCGGAGTGACAGCGCACTTAGCAATGGCTCCAACGACTCTGCGATCAGCGTCAAAGAAAGGGTGGCAGACTTCGAAGCGCAGGTCGTGCCACCCACCCCTAAAGCGTCCGAAAATCCACTCTCGAGACCGCTCGGCGAATTGACTATCGACACAGAAGCCAGACATGCTCGAAATGAGAGCAGCTCCTCAACTTCCTCGACTCGTCGCAGACGACAGTCCAAGGGACTCGAAATCTTCTTCACGCCGATCGACGTAAGGAAGTCCAAAATTTTCTTGTCAAGCCCGCAGGGCAGCCCGACATTTGCAGGAAAGCATGAGACTCCGGAACGTGGCGAGGAAGACCTGCCGACTCCCAAGGCACCTTCGCGGCCTGTGAGCCAGGTGTATGTTGGCAACCGTCGACCGTCACCGAAGAAGACGAGCTTCAAGATCAAGCCAGCTCAGCTGGACCAGCTCGTTAATGCTCTAGCGAAGTCGCCATTGATACAGAAGGATGTGCGAAAGCACTGGTGGGATGTGGATGATATTCCAGATGACGAGACGATTGGCTCTTTCTCTTCAGTATCGCTCCCGACCTTGACGTCCGCTTCGACATTATACTCCCAGCCTAACCAGCCCTTCCTCGGCGACCACAGGAGCTCTACCGATAGAAGAGCTATCCTCGAGGCAGAGTTCGCCCGCGACTTCCCCAATCATCCCAACGCGAAGAAGCCCATCCAGCCAACAAATATCTCTTTCGGTGGCGTCGCCCTTACAGACCCAACAGTCCACGGCTCGCCAGTCCGCTACGTGTCCAGAGACTACCGCAGCGGCGCCAACCTCGTCCAAGTAGGCTCATGCAGCTTCCTCACCGTTCCCTACGGCACAGAAGTAGAATGCATGCTCCGCGTCGAATCACCCAATACCTTCAGCCCCAACAGCCAAGTAATGCTCCAATGCGCCAACCAAGTCGTCATGCGCAAGACCGGAGCGCGAAAATTCCTCCTCTCAGCCGAAATCGACGTAACCACCTCCTTCGCATGCGCAGCCCTCGCCGAACTCGCAGCGGCCATCGACAAAGACGCCTCAGAAATCGAAGTAGTCCCCACTTCCCCAGCACCCCTCGAGTCCCCCGACATCGACTGGGTGGCCATAGCAGACGAGCTCCAAGCCACATCCCTAATCTCCGACACAATCGACACCATAACCCCCCACTTCGGCACCCTCACCCGCGAAACCGCTACAGACGCAACCCTCACTCTCTTAGCCGAGCTCGAAGTAATCAAAGACAAGCACTCCGACTTCATCATCCTCGAACCCACCTCGTTCCACGACAATGGGATGCCGGCTAGTATCCGGCTCCCATGGGTTTCGCAGCGGTTGTATCATGATTGGTATGAGACCGAGAAGGGGCATGGGAATTCTGCTACGGCGGAGGCGTTTAAGCAAGCTCTTATCAGCAAGGTTGCGAAGAATACGCTTGCGGGGGTGACTTTTGGGTGTGGGTTGAAGTGGGATTGTGAGACGTTGATTATGAGGTGTGTTCCGCTGAGGGCGAGGAGGGGCGAGGAGATTGATGCTTGGGCTTGTTTTGTTGAGGGTATGGTGGAGGAGTGAGGTTTGAGATCTTTTACTGGTGGAGGATGGGATTTTAGGGGGCGAGGGCCGGTGACAAGGTTGTTTGCCGCCGAGCGCTTCGACTCCCTATCGAAAGGCAGGCCGCTGCTTCAACCCGCTGGCATGTGGCTGAGTAGCGGGGTACGATTGATGCAGTCCAGGGCACAGCGCGTCCCACGGATATGCGCTCATTAAGCAGCTCGCCTGAAGTGAAGTCGACAAATATCGGCGGCGACATAGTTTGTCACCAGGCCTTGGTGACGATGATAAGGGTTCCAACCATTGAGCTTGGCTGACTGGGCTGAACAGAATGCCTGGATCCGGAGTCACCGTGATGGTAGCGCTACGGCATCAAATTTGCTTTCGACCGAAGAACGTATGTTGCTGTTCAAGTTTTCGTTGATATTTCGTATTCTGTAACGACGTCAAACAAGTATAATTCCTCTCATAAGACTTTGATTCATGCCTACCTCGCCGCTCAAATCTCTATACCTGGACCCATCCCCATCGCGCAAGCGCTTACCGAACTACGAACCAAAGACAGAACAAAAGCCGCCTACGCGATCCCTCTACCTCTCTCCCTCTTCCATACTCTGAATCATAACCTTTATACCACCCTGTTTAGGATCCGCCGCAACCCTGAACGCATCCACCGCATCCTCAAGCTTGAACCTATGCGTGACCAGCTTACTCAAGTCCAGCACCTTCCCACGCAATAACCGGATGGCTCGCGGCCAAGTGTTTGCGTATCGGTACTGAAACTGCAGGTCGACCTCCCTTGTGCTCAGCCTCATGAACGGAATCTTAATCTCTGGCCGGCCCACTCCAATGACGAAGACCTTGCCGCCGAATTTCGCCGCGTGGATGGCGCCTGATATCGAGGATTCTACACCCGTGCACTCCATCACGACCGCTGGCTCAACGCCGTCTGCCAGCTCTACGACTTTCTCGGCGAATTGCTCGGGCGTGTGGCTGAAGTCGACTTTGTGCGTTCGGACACTTGGGCAGAACTCTTTCGCGAACTTCAGGCGTCCCTCGTCGATATCTGTGATGACGATGGGTTCCGCGCCGGCAGCTTTCACGCATGCCAAAGTAACCAGACCAATTGGTCCTGCACCACATACCAGCACGCTATCTCCCAATGTGATGTTTGCTCTTTGCATGCCTGCTAGCGCTACAGAGAGCGGCTCCAGCAGGGCACCATCTTCGTAGCTCATGTCACCGATCTTGTGACACCATACCGCCGGGTGGTTTACGTATCTTCTGAGCAGACCTGGGATCGGGGGAGTGGATCGGAACTCGACTTGCACGCAGCCATTGTACTTGCCAGTCAGGCAAGGCTCGCATTCTCCGCAGATGATGTTTGGCTCGACTGCGACGCGGTCGCCGACTTGGTGGGATGAGACGGATGGGTGCTTCGCGACTACGATGCCGGCGGATTCGTGGCCTAGGACGTGGTCGCCCTCGACGATCATGGGGCCTATGCAGCCGGCGTGCCAGAAGTGGACATCTGATCTAATCAATGGTCAGGGAAGTCTACGAATGCTGGGCGATGCACTTCACGTACCCGCAAATACCAGTGCTCTTGATCGCGACTGTGATCTCTCCTGGCTTCAAGTCCTCACCCTTCTCGATTTGCTCCGACCTGGGCAATGCGTCGGCGATCCATAGGTCATGTGCTGGGTTCGTATACACTCCGATGTTTGCCTTGGACGGCGCAATGGTCGTGGTCGCAGTAGCAGACATGGTCTGGATCCCGTTGAGCTTCATCTTAGTGAGTATAATTCCAATGCCTCTATCGTGATATGTCCAATGCCCAAAGAAGGATCGCAGGGCAATCTTTTGGGGAGGGGATCTTCACCTACCTTCAAGTACGTTCACAGGTGTCTTGGGCTCAACAGGAACAGGAAGATGTCCGAACACACAACGAAAGTCAACTGCTACAATTTAGCGGCACTAGGCACGCACGCATTCCGTTGCGAAGCGCGAGCCGCACAGTAATTGACTGGTGGATGGCGTGGATGGTAACGTGGTATCAGGGAACAAGTCTGCGTGCCCACATGACGCTGGCTGGCTCGTCTCAACACGAACAATTTCTCCAGCAATGGGAGACGCGATGAGGGGCTCTGACGGGGCAACTGGCGAACGTGGGGTCGCTTTGCCTTCGACACGAGGCGTGGACTGCCGTGTGGGCGAGTGCCCGAGTTGGTGGCCCGCAGAGCTTGTAACTGTGCCTGCGTCTTTTGCCTAAAGGAAGGCCAGAGTTTGCGATTTATTGGCATCCTGGAGGCGCGGTCAGCAGATAGATGACTTGTGGCTATTGGTTTCGATAGTCGATGAGCTCTGTAGAGGTTGTCTACAGTGCTGTGAATGTAACCCACCGGAGCTCCTCCGGCTGCACCAATGCCTCTAGAATGTCTATAGCATGAGAGCTTGAGAGCGTGATCGAGAGACAAGTGCACATGTGACTCTTCGGAACCAGTGCGAAGTTGACGGACACAGCCCGAAGGATGCCTGAGTTGTTGTCGACGAACAGGACGCGTTGATGATGCTCGGAAGCGCAGGCACGCAGGTCACAGGTGTGAGAGCACAACATCCGAGACCTGACAAGTCCGTGTCCTTTTCAAACACAACCCGATACCTTCTTCACCTGTTCCTCCCACCTATACATGAGTGTTCTTTGACCAAGATTGTGGTATTTGATGAGCATGTTCATGTTTGGAAGCGGCCATCGCATTTCCTTGCCGACACCCTGGCCTTCCTGACATCACCTTCCACCTCTTCGACGCCACGACAGCGGTGTTGGTCCAGCACGCCTGGACTATTATCGTCAGGCATTCAAGCGAGCTTCAGGTGGTATGCAAGTCAGATGTGCAGCATCGTCTCCTTCAGCTTTTCCTTCATTCTTGAATGTCCTCGCGATGTTGTGTTCCTTCCTATGACATTGCCGCTATTCAGCTCACCTTCCTCTTATTGCAACGATGCGTGGTCTTTTGTTCAGGATAGTGCTGACATGCATCAACATAATCTTCCCGCCAGTAGCAGTCGCAATCTTATGCGGAGCCTCATTCGATTGCATGCTGAACTGCGCCTTCTTCCTACTTGCCGTAATCCCTTCACATATCCATGGCTTCTACATTACCTGCGTCTACTTCCACCGCAGGAGAAAGGTCCAGCATTACCACCCTCGAAGCTTGGAATCCACGAGCTAACATTATAACCAGGTCCAAAAAGGTCGATATCCCGGCGGCCCAAAGTCCATGATCCACTCTCAACATGTCCTAAATGGTGGCGGAAGCAATTCCGAGGTCGATAGATTGTGGCG from Fulvia fulva chromosome 10, complete sequence harbors:
- a CDS encoding Quinone oxidoreductase-like protein 2; protein product: MKAIQVKEYVKDPRDLQVSEIADPKPTPDQYTIAVKASATNFFDLLQIRGKYQHQPPFPWVSGAEFSGVVTAVPTSAAKRPPKFNVGDRVFGTGQGGYAYKVCAAESQLQPIPDGWSFYDAAGLFVTMPTSYAALVSRANIKKGDWVLVHAAAGGVGLAAVQIAKALGATVIATAGTQHKLDVAKSFGADYGVIYTDDSWPQKVQDLTPKKRGVDIVYDPVGLIEKSTKCIAWNGRLLVIGFAGGPIEKVATNRILLKNIAVVGLHWGAYAKFEPEMQAKVWEGLHVLMESKKIRATNYTDKEYKGLESVPAALEALGARETWGKVVVDLPETRESKL
- a CDS encoding Ubiquitin domain-containing protein DSK2, with the protein product MADSNTDGDAAEQQITFNIKSSSDAKHVVTVPLSMTVGDLKQKISTPEYADTPPERQRLIYSGRVLKDADTIASCKIKDGNTVHLVKSAASNQRQNPASQGGAVVPPGAGQPASNVPSNIAAGTGTGNPLAQLTGARYAGFHGLPGADMFGADGGMGAPPNPDQMLRMLDDPNFAQQMNEAMNNPAVLDMLRNNPMIRDNPMARAAIENPEMRRMMLNPDMIRMQMNMQRAMGQGGGEGVGAFPMPGQTDTTPATPGGNNESTTGTNSSATNAPSNPFAAFGQAGSGGAANPFAALFPGAGGNANQAGGAQGAGDAPGAGAAGQQNPFGNPFGGQGQDGPNNPFQQAAQQMMQNPEMMQNMMRMMGGGMGGNAGGEGAGAGGFNPFGAMGGFGAPTEPQAPADTRPPEERYESQLQSLNDMGFYDFDRNVQALRRSGGSVQGAVEYLLSN
- a CDS encoding L-arabinitol 4-dehydrogenase, which produces MSATATTTIAPSKANIGVYTNPAHDLWIADALPRSEQIEKGEDLKPGEITVAIKSTGICGSDVHFWHAGCIGPMIVEGDHVLGHESAGIVVAKHPSVSSHQVGDRVAVEPNIICGECEPCLTGKYNGCVQVEFRSTPPIPGLLRRYVNHPAVWCHKIGDMSYEDGALLEPLSVALAGMQRANITLGDSVLVCGAGPIGLVTLACVKAAGAEPIVITDIDEGRLKFAKEFCPSVRTHKVDFSHTPEQFAEKVVELADGVEPAVVMECTGVESSISGAIHAAKFGGKVFVIGVGRPEIKIPFMRLSTREVDLQFQYRYANTWPRAIRLLRGKVLDLSKLVTHRFKLEDAVDAFRVAADPKQGGIKVMIQSMEEGER